The DNA window TACGACGAGTCCTGCCCGACCTGCCACGGCAGTGGTCGCGGTACGTCGGCCCGCACCATCCAGGCCCGCATCCCCGCTGGGGTGAAGGACGGCCAGCGGATCCGGCTGCGCGGCAAGGGCGCACCGGGCGAGAGCGGTGGCCCGGCCGGTGACCTCTACGTCTCCGTGAAGGTCTCGCCGCACCGCCTCTTCGGCCGCAAGGACGACAACCTCCTCCTCGAGGTCCCGGTCTCGTTCGACGAGCTCGCGCTCGGCGCCGAGATCAAGATCCCGACCCTCGGTGGCTCCCCGGTGACCCTCAAGGTCCCGGCCGGGACCCCCAACGGGCGGACCTTCCGGGTCCGCGGTCGCGGCGCCCAGAAGTCCGACGGCACGCAGGGCGACCTGCTCGCGACCGTCGAGGTGCAGGTGCCGGCCGTGCTCGACCCGGCCGCCCGAGAGGCGGTCGAGGCCTACCGGGCCGCCACCGCCGCCAAGCCGCTGCGCTCGAAGCTCTTCGAGGAGGCCTGATCCCGTGGCCGGGCGTCCCCGTTACGAGCCGCCGGGTCCGGACAGCGCCGTCTACGTCATCAGCGTCGCCGCGGAGCTGAGCGGGCTGCACCCGCAGACGCTGCGCACCTACGAGCGGCTCGGGCTGATCATGCCCGGCCGCACCGGAGGCGGCGGTCGCCGCTACACCCACCGTGACGTCGAGCTGCTCCGCGAGATCAGCGACCTCACCTCGGCGGGCATCGGCATCGAGGGCGTCCGCCGGATCCTCGACCTCGAGAACCGGGTCGCCGCCCTCGTGCAGCGCAACGAGGAGCTGCAGGCCGAGCTCGCCGCGACCCGGGAGGCGCTGCGGCAGGCGGCCGCGGCGCGCCGTACCGACGGACCGGTCAACAAGCTGCCGGTCCTCCGCCGACCAGAGCCAGGTCAGTCCGTCGTCGTGTGGCGACGAGGCCGTTAGCAGGGAGAAGCATGAGCACCTTCGGAGCCGAGAAGTTCACCACCCGCAGCCGTGAGGCGATCGAGGCCGCCCAGGTGGCCGCGACCACGGCCGGTCACACGCACACCGAGCCGATCCACCTGCTCGTGGCGCTGCTGCGCGAGGAGGACGGTACGCCGCGCAACCTGGTGACCAAGGCGGGCGTGGACGCCAAGCAGCTGACCGCCCGCGCAGAGGCCGCGCTCGCCGCGCTGCCGACGGCGAGCGGCGCGACCGTCCAGCAGCCGTCCGGCTCGGCGTCGCTGACGCGGGTGCTGGCCGCCGCGCTCGACCTCGCCAGCGGCATGAAGGACGACTTCGTCGCGACCGAGCACCTGCTCATCGCGCTCGCCGGCGTCGAGAGCAGCGCGCAGAAGGTGCTGCTGGACGCCGGTCTCACCGAGGCCGGGCTGCGCGAGGGCCTGACGGCCGTGCGCGGCAACCGCCGGGTGACGAGCCAGGACGCGGAGTCGACGTACGAGGCGCTGGAGAAGTACTCCGTCGACCTCACCGAGGCCGCCGAGGACGGCCGCCTCGACCCGGTCATCGGCCGCGACTCCGAGATCCGCCGGGTGATCCAGGTGCTGTCCCGGCGTACCAAGAACAACCCCGTGCTGATCGGCGAGCCCGGCGTCGGCAAGACCGCCGTCGTCGAGGGCCTCGCCCAGCGCGTGGTCGCGGGCGACGTCCCCGACTCGCTCAAGGGTCGGCGGGTGCTCAGCCTCGACCTGGCGGCGATGGTCGCGGGCGCGAAGTACCGCGGCGAGTTCGAGGAGCGGCTCAAGGCCGTGCTCGAGGAGATCAAGGACGCCGGCGGGCAGATCATCACCTTCATCGACGAGCTGCACACGGTCGTCGGCGCGGGCGCCGGCGGCGACTCCGCGATGGACGCCGGCAACATGCTCAAGCCGATGCTGGCCCGCGGCGAGCTGCACATGATCGGCGCGACCACCCTCGACGAGTACCGCGAGCGGATCGAGAAGGACCCGGCGCTGGAGCGCCGCTTCCAGCAGGTCTTCGTGGGTGAGCCGTCGGTCGAGGACAGCATCCAGATCCTGCGTGGCATCCAGGAGAAGTACGAGGCGCACCACGGCGTCCGGATCACCGACGCCGCGCTGGTCGCCGCCGCGACCCTGTCCGACCGCTACATCACCGGGCGCAACCTGCCCGACAAGGCGATCGACCTGATCGACGAGGCCGCGTCCCGGCTCCGCATGGAGATCGAGTCCTCCCCGGAGGAGATCGACCAGCTCCGCCGGCAGGTGGACCGGCTGAAGATGGAGCAGTTCGCGCTCAACCGCGAGAGCGACGCCGCCTCCAAGGACCGGCTCGAGAAGCTGGGTGCGGACCTGGCCGACAAGGAGGAGCAGCTGCGCGCGCTCGAGGCCCGGTGGGACCACGAGAAGTCGTCCCTCGAGGGCGAGGGCGAGCTGCGCCGCCGCCTCGACAGCGTCAAGGTGCACGCCGACCGGCTCATGCGCGAGGGCAAGCTCGACGAGGCGAGCGAGCTCCTCTACGGCAAGATCCCCGAGCTCGAGAAGGCCCTCGCGGCCGCCGCGGAGTCCGAGGACTCCACCATCGACCCGCTGGTCGGTGACGAGGTCGGCGCCGAGCAGGTGGCCGAGGTCGTCGAGGCGTGGACCGGCATCCCGGTCGGCCGGATGCTCGAGGGGGAGACCGCCAAGCTCCTCAAGATGGAGGAGGTCATCGGCGAGCGCCTGATCGGCCAGCGCGGCGCGGTCACGGCCGTCAGCGATGCCGTACGCCGCTCGCGCGCCGGGCTCTCGGACCCCAACCGGCCCACCGGCTCGTTCCTCTTCCTCGGCCCGACCGGCACCGGCAAGACCGAGCTCGCGAAGTCGCTCGCCGACTTCCTCTTCGACGACGAGCGCGCGATCGTGCGCATCGACATGAGCGAGTACTCCGAGAAGCACTCGGTGGCCCGGCTCGTGGGTGCCCCTCCCGGCTACGTCGGGTACGACGAGGGCGGCCAGCTCACCGAGGCCGTGCGCCGCCGCCCCTACTCGGTGGTGCTGCTCGACGAGGTCGAGAAGGCGCACCCCGAGGTCTTCGACATCCTGCTGCAGGTGCTCGACGACGGGCGGCTCACCGACGGCCAGGGCCGCACGGTCGACTTCCGCAACACCCTGCTGATCCTGACCAGCAACCTGGGCTCCAACTTCCTGGTCGACCCCTCGCTGGACGAGACGCAGAAGCGGGAGTCCGTGCTGGCGACCGTGCGGGGCTCGTTCAAGCCGGAGTTCCTCAACCGGCTCGACGAGATCGTCATCTTCGACGCGCTGACCCTCGACGAGCTCACCCACATCGTC is part of the Nocardioides conyzicola genome and encodes:
- a CDS encoding heat shock protein transcriptional repressor HspR, yielding MAGRPRYEPPGPDSAVYVISVAAELSGLHPQTLRTYERLGLIMPGRTGGGGRRYTHRDVELLREISDLTSAGIGIEGVRRILDLENRVAALVQRNEELQAELAATREALRQAAAARRTDGPVNKLPVLRRPEPGQSVVVWRRGR
- the clpB gene encoding ATP-dependent chaperone ClpB; the protein is MSTFGAEKFTTRSREAIEAAQVAATTAGHTHTEPIHLLVALLREEDGTPRNLVTKAGVDAKQLTARAEAALAALPTASGATVQQPSGSASLTRVLAAALDLASGMKDDFVATEHLLIALAGVESSAQKVLLDAGLTEAGLREGLTAVRGNRRVTSQDAESTYEALEKYSVDLTEAAEDGRLDPVIGRDSEIRRVIQVLSRRTKNNPVLIGEPGVGKTAVVEGLAQRVVAGDVPDSLKGRRVLSLDLAAMVAGAKYRGEFEERLKAVLEEIKDAGGQIITFIDELHTVVGAGAGGDSAMDAGNMLKPMLARGELHMIGATTLDEYRERIEKDPALERRFQQVFVGEPSVEDSIQILRGIQEKYEAHHGVRITDAALVAAATLSDRYITGRNLPDKAIDLIDEAASRLRMEIESSPEEIDQLRRQVDRLKMEQFALNRESDAASKDRLEKLGADLADKEEQLRALEARWDHEKSSLEGEGELRRRLDSVKVHADRLMREGKLDEASELLYGKIPELEKALAAAAESEDSTIDPLVGDEVGAEQVAEVVEAWTGIPVGRMLEGETAKLLKMEEVIGERLIGQRGAVTAVSDAVRRSRAGLSDPNRPTGSFLFLGPTGTGKTELAKSLADFLFDDERAIVRIDMSEYSEKHSVARLVGAPPGYVGYDEGGQLTEAVRRRPYSVVLLDEVEKAHPEVFDILLQVLDDGRLTDGQGRTVDFRNTLLILTSNLGSNFLVDPSLDETQKRESVLATVRGSFKPEFLNRLDEIVIFDALTLDELTHIVDLQLALLEKRLAVRRITISVSEDAKRWLADTGYDPAYGARPLRRLIQNAIGDPLAKALIAGEVADGGSVTIERAPSGDGLQLTTA